A stretch of Clostridium sp. BJN0001 DNA encodes these proteins:
- the fabG gene encoding 3-oxoacyl-[acyl-carrier-protein] reductase, which produces MLEGKCAIVTGASRGIGKAIAIKLASLGASIVINYRSSESEAENVAKEVKKFGVEAMLVKADISNIEEAEKLVKEAKEKFGKIDIMVNNAGITKDGLIMRMKEEDFDNVIRVNLKGVFNCLKSITPVMMRQKHGKIINLSSVVGISGNAGQVNYAASKAGVIGMTKSLAKEIGSRGINVNAVAPGFIETDMTDKLGEKLKQEAVNNIPLKRLGKPEDVAEVVSFLASDEASYVTGQVIHVDGGMVM; this is translated from the coding sequence ATGTTAGAAGGAAAATGTGCTATTGTGACAGGTGCATCAAGAGGAATTGGAAAAGCTATAGCAATAAAGCTTGCATCACTTGGCGCTTCTATAGTAATAAATTATAGAAGTAGTGAAAGTGAAGCTGAAAATGTAGCGAAAGAAGTTAAAAAATTTGGCGTAGAAGCTATGCTTGTAAAAGCTGATATTTCTAATATTGAAGAAGCTGAAAAACTTGTAAAAGAAGCTAAAGAAAAATTTGGAAAAATCGACATTATGGTAAACAACGCTGGAATTACAAAAGATGGTCTTATAATGAGAATGAAAGAGGAAGATTTTGATAATGTAATTAGAGTTAATTTAAAAGGAGTATTTAACTGTCTTAAAAGTATAACTCCTGTTATGATGAGACAAAAACATGGTAAAATAATAAATCTTTCATCTGTTGTTGGAATATCAGGAAATGCAGGACAGGTAAATTATGCAGCATCTAAAGCTGGTGTAATTGGTATGACAAAATCTCTTGCAAAAGAAATTGGATCAAGAGGAATAAATGTAAATGCAGTAGCACCAGGATTTATAGAGACTGATATGACAGATAAATTAGGAGAAAAATTAAAACAAGAAGCAGTAAATAATATTCCGCTTAAAAGACTTGGAAAACCTGAAGACGTTGCAGAAGTTGTTTCATTTTTAGCATCTGATGAAGCTTCATATGTTACAGGTCAGGTTATTCATGTTGATGGCGGAATGGTTATGTAA
- the fabD gene encoding ACP S-malonyltransferase: MKSSKTAFLFAGQGEQKVGMAKDLYENIKECKDILDSAEDILNMPLKKLMFEGPISDLTLTENAQPAILVASLMCLKALEVNGISADYAAGLSLGEYAALIYGGALTFEEGLKVVKERGRIMGSALPKGLGKMAAILRLSDGKVNELLEKASKFGVCEGANYNCPNQVVISGDNKAIDEAVKLATEMGGKGIPLKVSGPFHSSLLIPASEEFFETLKDIDIKPFNKIIYSNTKGSKYENNDDVKDILKRHIRSSVYFEKCLRDMIDRGVDTFVEVGPGRTLRGFVRKLDRTKKLLNTEDMDSLNNVVVNAKG; the protein is encoded by the coding sequence ATGAAAAGTAGTAAAACAGCTTTTTTATTTGCAGGTCAGGGAGAGCAAAAAGTAGGAATGGCTAAAGATCTTTATGAAAACATAAAAGAATGTAAAGATATATTAGACTCTGCAGAAGATATATTAAATATGCCGCTTAAAAAATTAATGTTTGAAGGACCTATTAGCGATCTTACACTTACAGAAAATGCTCAGCCTGCAATTTTAGTTGCTTCACTTATGTGTCTTAAAGCACTTGAAGTAAATGGTATAAGCGCAGATTATGCAGCAGGATTAAGTCTTGGAGAATATGCAGCACTTATTTATGGAGGAGCATTAACTTTTGAAGAAGGACTTAAAGTAGTTAAAGAGAGAGGCAGAATTATGGGAAGTGCACTTCCTAAAGGTCTTGGAAAGATGGCTGCTATTTTAAGACTTAGTGATGGAAAAGTAAATGAATTACTTGAAAAAGCATCAAAGTTTGGAGTTTGTGAAGGAGCAAATTATAACTGCCCTAATCAGGTAGTAATATCAGGAGATAATAAAGCTATAGATGAAGCAGTTAAACTTGCTACAGAAATGGGAGGAAAAGGTATTCCTCTTAAAGTAAGTGGACCTTTCCATTCATCACTTTTAATTCCTGCAAGCGAAGAATTTTTTGAAACTTTAAAAGATATAGATATAAAGCCTTTTAATAAAATTATATACTCAAATACAAAAGGTTCTAAGTATGAAAATAATGATGATGTAAAAGATATATTAAAACGTCATATAAGAAGTTCAGTATATTTTGAAAAATGTTTAAGAGATATGATAGATAGAGGTGTTGATACTTTTGTCGAAGTAGGACCTGGAAGGACACTTAGAGGTTTTGTAAGAAAACTTGACAGAACAAAGAAACTATTAAATACTGAAGATATGGATTCATTAAATAATGTAGTTGTTAATGCTAAAGGTTAA
- the fabK gene encoding enoyl-[acyl-carrier-protein] reductase FabK encodes MIKNRVCELLNIKYPIFQGGMARIADASLASAVSNAGGLGIITGAAPTEWVREEIRKAKKMTDKPFGVNIMLMAENVLEIANLVCEEGVKVVTTGAGSPGKYMDKWKEHGIKVIPVVASVGLAKRMERLGADAVVAEGTESGGHIGSLTTMALLPQVKDAVKIPVIAAGGIGDGRGMAATFMLGAEGVQLGTRFLVAKECNVHQNYKDKVLKAKDIDTEVTGRSTGHPVRVLKNKLARLYMKLEKEGASIEDVERIGIGCLKKAVVDGDVENGSLMSGQIAGLVKKEETCKEIIEELIEDSNKLFKMYGGYYEK; translated from the coding sequence ATGATAAAAAATAGAGTCTGTGAATTACTTAACATAAAATATCCAATATTTCAAGGTGGTATGGCAAGAATTGCAGATGCATCACTTGCATCTGCTGTAAGTAATGCAGGAGGTCTTGGAATAATTACAGGAGCTGCACCTACTGAATGGGTACGAGAAGAAATAAGAAAAGCTAAAAAAATGACTGATAAGCCATTTGGAGTAAACATAATGCTTATGGCTGAAAATGTTTTAGAGATAGCTAATCTTGTTTGTGAAGAAGGAGTAAAAGTTGTTACAACAGGCGCAGGCAGCCCGGGAAAATACATGGATAAATGGAAAGAGCATGGAATAAAAGTAATTCCAGTTGTAGCATCTGTAGGACTTGCAAAACGAATGGAAAGATTAGGAGCAGATGCAGTAGTTGCAGAAGGAACTGAATCTGGAGGACATATAGGAAGTCTTACAACTATGGCTTTACTTCCTCAAGTGAAAGATGCTGTTAAGATACCTGTAATTGCAGCAGGTGGAATTGGCGATGGAAGAGGAATGGCAGCAACTTTTATGCTTGGCGCTGAAGGAGTTCAGCTCGGAACTAGATTCTTAGTAGCAAAAGAATGTAATGTACATCAGAATTATAAAGATAAAGTTTTAAAAGCAAAAGATATAGATACAGAAGTAACTGGAAGATCTACTGGCCATCCAGTAAGAGTATTAAAAAATAAACTTGCAAGATTATATATGAAACTTGAAAAAGAAGGAGCAAGTATAGAGGACGTAGAAAGAATAGGAATTGGTTGTCTTAAAAAAGCAGTTGTTGATGGAGATGTAGAAAATGGCTCTCTTATGTCAGGTCAGATTGCAGGTCTTGTAAAGAAAGAAGAGACATGTAAAGAAATAATAGAAGAACTTATTGAAGATTCAAATAAATTATTTAAAATGTATGGGGGATATTATGAAAAGTAG